In Corynebacterium endometrii, one DNA window encodes the following:
- a CDS encoding NAD-dependent deacylase: MKDVAQLVRSAQRVEVFTGAGMSAESGLDTFRDPQTGIWSRVDPTAMASIDAWARDPEPMWAWYLWRAEVARRAEPNAGHRAIARWAQALKARGGRLTVTTQNIDDLHERGGMTNVVHLHGSLYSYRCCMCARPWRGPVERLEEAVPRATPPACPLCGNLVRPGVVWFGEPLPHREWDEAERRMTEADLVVIVGTSGVVYPAAGLPRLAHELGTPIVEISPAPTELTPIASHFIEGTAATVLPGLADAC, encoded by the coding sequence ATGAAAGACGTAGCGCAGCTTGTTCGTAGCGCCCAGCGTGTGGAGGTGTTCACGGGGGCCGGCATGTCAGCGGAGTCCGGGCTGGATACCTTCCGGGACCCGCAGACGGGCATCTGGTCACGCGTGGACCCCACGGCCATGGCCAGCATCGACGCCTGGGCGCGGGACCCGGAGCCCATGTGGGCGTGGTACCTCTGGCGGGCGGAGGTGGCGCGGCGGGCGGAGCCCAATGCGGGCCATCGCGCCATCGCGCGGTGGGCGCAGGCGCTAAAAGCGCGCGGCGGGCGACTGACGGTGACCACGCAAAACATCGATGATCTGCACGAGCGCGGCGGGATGACGAACGTGGTGCACCTGCATGGCTCGCTGTATTCCTACCGTTGCTGCATGTGCGCCCGCCCCTGGCGTGGCCCCGTGGAAAGGCTGGAGGAGGCGGTGCCCCGGGCCACGCCGCCGGCCTGCCCGCTGTGCGGGAACCTGGTGCGCCCGGGCGTGGTGTGGTTCGGCGAGCCGCTGCCCCATCGCGAGTGGGATGAGGCGGAGCGGCGCATGACGGAGGCGGACCTGGTGGTGATCGTGGGGACCTCCGGCGTGGTGTACCCGGCGGCGGGCCTGCCGCGGCTGGCCCACGAGTTGGGCACGCCGATCGTTGAGATCTCGCCGGCGCCCACCGAACTCACGCCAATAGCGTCCCACTTCATCGAGGGCACCGCGGCGACGGTTCTTCCGGGGTTGGCGGATGCCTGCTAA
- a CDS encoding TIGR00730 family Rossman fold protein, whose protein sequence is MKSVAVYCGSAFGLSPKYKEAAQTLGAELAARGITLVYGGGNVGLMGTVADAALEAGGEVTGVIPRQLVDREMAHPRLTRLEVVDTMAQRKTRMEQLSEAFICLPGGIGTLEEITEVLCMQQLGHIDSPVGLIDIDGFWSPFKDLLAQFAATGFIKQRYVDAIVLDEDPAAVLDKFAGWSPLGPKWAE, encoded by the coding sequence ATGAAGTCTGTTGCTGTGTATTGTGGTTCCGCTTTCGGCCTGTCCCCTAAATACAAGGAGGCCGCCCAAACCCTGGGCGCGGAGCTCGCCGCCCGGGGTATCACGCTGGTGTATGGCGGCGGCAACGTCGGGCTGATGGGCACCGTCGCTGACGCCGCGCTGGAGGCCGGAGGGGAGGTCACCGGCGTCATCCCCCGGCAGCTGGTGGACCGCGAGATGGCGCACCCCCGCCTGACCAGGCTCGAGGTGGTAGACACCATGGCGCAGCGCAAAACCCGCATGGAGCAGCTGTCCGAGGCCTTCATCTGCCTCCCCGGCGGGATTGGAACCCTCGAGGAAATCACCGAGGTCCTATGCATGCAGCAGCTAGGCCACATAGATAGCCCCGTGGGCCTTATAGATATCGATGGCTTCTGGAGCCCCTTTAAGGACCTATTGGCCCAGTTCGCCGCCACGGGATTCATCAAGCAGCGCTACGTGGATGCCATAGTCCTGGATGAGGACCCCGCCGCGGTTTTGGATAAATTCGCCGGCTGGAGCCCGCTGGGGCCAAAATGGGCTGAGTAA